Proteins from a single region of Thamnophis elegans isolate rThaEle1 chromosome 17, rThaEle1.pri, whole genome shotgun sequence:
- the LOC116520221 gene encoding dual specificity protein phosphatase 10-like — MPPSPLEERIGVLQRPKTLALRLTHSFVTQGSGGEKPLSPSTPATGRAGSQDPCEAIRRSSVLLPGHSHTLDLKPQGRGSERGLAWPPEPKQGEKKGALTPQLKALLPQARLKKRGLKENADPLGEASPSSTLSSPATTMHPLKCGCWGCWRLMRCEEAGAKSGLRSLGCFSSSRSSLRSLSCPGCSPQSMKKLGCFSCTPVALRSLACLACNLSVKSASSSCSFCSSDPIVAYDPRVGPSPAPSCYGGDEEEDEEDDDYNTRPAWPDELARKMNKKSSLPLSQPPWGQPPSSPLILDCRNLVEFTKTQLQGAMRFGVADAPGRRRFQQGKLAVLDFLSSRGTGDGRDSSRQCLWSKEGSGCGGVLESPPASPPKPPKIQPMQNLHLVLDLVHRDEQGLGKRGSPIGSDAPEISDEVGSPLTPDLENAELSPILPFLYLGNERDAQNLEVLLHLNVGHVLNVTTHLPLYHADSGPLRYKRLPATDNNRQDLRQYFEEAFEFIEEAHQSGKGVLVHCQAGVSRSATIVIAYLMKHTLMTMGDAYKYVKGRRPVISPNLNFMGQLLQFETDLNAGVTPRILTPKLAGVETEV, encoded by the exons ATGCCACCCTCGCCCCTCGAAGAGCGGATCGGGGTGCTGCAGAGGCCCAAGACTTTAGCCCTGCGCCTCACCCACAGCTTTGTCACCCAAGGCAGTGGCGGGGAGAAGCCGCTGTCCCCGTCCACCCCTGCCACGGGCCGAGCGGGCAGCCAGGATCCCTGCGAAGCCATCCGCCGAAGCAGCGTCCTTCTCCCCGGCCATTCTCACACCCTCGACCTCAAGCCTCAGGGACGAGGCTCCGAGCGCGGCTTGGCCTGGCCGCCGGAACCTAAGCAGGGCGAGAAGAAAGGGGCGCTTACCCCGCAGCTGAAGGCGCTCCTGCCCCAGGCCAGGCTCAAGAAGCGGGGTCTCAAGGAGAACGCCGACCCTTTGGGAGAGGCGTCCCCCAGCTCGACGCTCTCCAGCCCCGCCACCACCATGCACCCCTTAAAGTGCGGCTGCTGGGGCTGCTGGCGGCTGATGCGTTGCGAGGAGGCCGGGGCCAAGTCCGGTCTGCGCTCCTTGGGCTGCTTCTCCTCCAGCCGATCCAGCCTGCGCTCTCTCAGCTGCCCCGGCTGCAGCCCGCAGTCCATGAAGAAGCTGGGGTGCTTCTCCTGCACCCCCGTGGCCCTGCGCTCCCTGGCCTGCCTGGCGTGCAACCTCTCCGTCAAGTCAGCCAGCTCCTCCTGCAGCTTCTGCAGCAGCGACCCCATCGTGGCTTACGACCCCCGGGTGGGGCCCTCCCCGGCGCCCAGCTGCTACGGCGGGGATGAAGAAGAGGACGAGGAAGATGATGATTATAACACCCGCCCCGCCTGGCCCGACGAGCTAGCCAGGAAGATGAACAAGAAGTCGTCCCTGCCCCTGTCGCAGCCCCCGTGGGGCCAGCCGCCATCCTCCCCCTTGATCCTGGACTGCCGCAATCTGGTGGAGTTCACCAAGACTCAGCTGCAAGGCGCCATGCGCTTCGGAGTCGCCGACGCGCCGGGACGGCGGCGTTTCCAGCAAGGGAAACTGGCTGTGCTGGACTTCCTCTCTTCGAGGGGCACCGGCGACGGCCGGGACTCCTCGCGGCAATGCCTGTGGTCCAAGGAAGGATCTGGCTGCGGAGGGGTCCTGGAATCCCCACCGGCTAGCCCCCCCAAGCCGCCCAAAATCCAGCCTATGCAGAACCTGCACCTGGTCCTGGATTTGGTACACAGGGATGAGCAAGGCCTTGGGAAGAGAG GCAGTCCGATTGGGTCGGACGCCCCGGAGATCTCGGATGAGGTGGGCTCCCCGCTGACCCCCGACTTAGAGAACGCCGAGCTGAGCCCCATCCTCCCCTTCCTCTACCTGGGCAACGAGAGGGACGCCCAGAACCTGGAGGTGTTGCTCCACCTCAACGTAGGCCATGTTCTCAACGTCACAACGCACCTGCCTCTCTACCACGCCGACAGCGGGCCCCTCCGTTACAAGCGGCTGCCTGCCACCGATAACAACCGACAGGACCTGCGGCAATATTTCGAGGAGGCGTTTGAGTTCATCG AGGAGGCCCACCAGAGTGGCAAGGGAGTCCTTGTCCACTGCCAGGCCGGCGTCTCGCGCTCGGCCACCATCGTCATCGCGTACCTGATGAAGCACACCTTGATGACCATGGGCGACGCCTACAAATACGTCAAGGGCCGCCGGCCCGTCATCTCGCCCAACCTGAACTTCATGGGGCAACTTTTGCAGTTCGAAACGGACCTCAACGCCGGCGTCACGCCCCGCATCCTCACCCCCAAGCTGGCCGGCGTGGAGACGGAAGTGTGA